From one Thalassospira lucentensis genomic stretch:
- a CDS encoding branched-chain amino acid ABC transporter permease, which yields MSMNRETILNIVLAALLIAVPVIAQIMGEPFIITLATKVAILGMAGVGLNIALGYGGLVSFGHAAFFGIGGYAAGILASHALNYEPIMTAPFEINGTTQMIVIWIVALIASALVALLIGAITLRTSGVYFIMITLAFAQMIYYFAISWPAYGGEDGLSIYVRNSFPGLNTLDPISFFALCAAMLGVAIAFSAVLIRSRFGLALHGARQNSQRMMAIGIAPFRVRLVAFVISAMITAWAGALYADLNRFVSPSMLSWHMSGEIMVFVILGGVGRLFGPVAGAALYIILEHLLGGMFEYWQLPLGILLLVVVLFARGGLIGLLAGERKHA from the coding sequence ATGAGCATGAACCGCGAAACCATCCTTAATATCGTTCTGGCGGCGTTGCTGATTGCGGTGCCGGTGATCGCACAGATCATGGGCGAGCCTTTTATCATCACGCTTGCGACCAAGGTTGCGATCCTTGGCATGGCGGGGGTCGGGCTTAACATCGCACTTGGCTATGGCGGGCTTGTGTCGTTTGGCCATGCGGCGTTTTTCGGGATCGGGGGCTATGCCGCCGGTATCCTTGCCAGCCACGCACTGAATTACGAGCCGATCATGACCGCCCCGTTTGAGATCAACGGTACGACACAGATGATTGTCATCTGGATCGTGGCATTGATCGCATCGGCTTTGGTGGCGCTTCTGATCGGGGCGATCACGCTTCGGACCAGTGGTGTCTATTTCATCATGATCACGTTGGCCTTTGCGCAGATGATCTATTACTTCGCGATTTCCTGGCCGGCCTATGGCGGGGAAGACGGGCTTTCGATTTATGTACGCAATAGCTTCCCGGGTCTGAACACGCTTGATCCGATCAGCTTCTTTGCGCTGTGTGCCGCGATGCTCGGCGTTGCGATTGCGTTTTCGGCGGTGCTGATCCGGTCGCGGTTTGGCCTTGCCCTGCATGGGGCGCGGCAAAACAGCCAGCGCATGATGGCGATTGGCATTGCGCCATTCCGCGTGCGGCTGGTGGCGTTTGTGATTTCGGCGATGATTACCGCATGGGCCGGTGCGCTTTATGCCGATCTGAACCGGTTTGTCAGCCCGTCGATGCTGTCATGGCATATGTCGGGTGAAATCATGGTGTTTGTTATTCTTGGCGGGGTCGGGCGTCTGTTTGGTCCGGTCGCGGGGGCGGCACTTTACATCATTCTGGAACATCTTCTGGGCGGCATGTTTGAATATTGGCAATTGCCGTTGGGTATTCTGTTGCTGGTGGTGGTGCTGTTTGCACGCGGTGGCCTGATCGGCCTTCTGGCGGGGGAGCGCAAACATGCCTGA
- a CDS encoding branched-chain amino acid ABC transporter permease, with product MFSLFLEQLLNGLQSGVMLFLMASGLTLVFGVMGLINLAHGSLYMVGAFACAAVAAWTGSFWLGLVASLMAAALAGALVEMLVIRRLYKRDHLDQVLATFALILIFSEGTRWIFGSFPLFLNVPEALSGTVTMPGGSEYPIFRLAIIVAGLIVAAGLFALIGKTRLGTRIRAGEADREMIAALGINIDRLYTVVFALGAALAGLAGAFVGTTQSVQVGMGEPVLILAFVVIVIGGIGSIKGALIGSLLVGFTDTMGRFLLPIGFEAFFDPASATAIGSALASMLIYIVMALVLFLRPSGLFGTEA from the coding sequence ATGTTTTCTTTATTTCTGGAGCAGCTTCTAAACGGCCTTCAGTCGGGGGTCATGCTGTTTCTGATGGCATCGGGTCTGACGCTTGTTTTTGGTGTCATGGGGCTGATCAATCTGGCGCACGGGTCGCTTTACATGGTGGGCGCGTTTGCGTGCGCGGCCGTTGCGGCATGGACCGGTTCATTCTGGCTTGGCCTTGTCGCGAGTTTGATGGCGGCCGCCCTTGCGGGGGCGCTGGTTGAGATGCTGGTGATCCGCAGGCTTTATAAACGTGATCACCTTGATCAGGTGCTGGCGACATTTGCGCTTATTCTTATTTTTTCCGAAGGCACCCGGTGGATTTTCGGGTCCTTCCCGCTGTTTTTAAATGTCCCCGAAGCCCTTTCTGGCACGGTGACGATGCCCGGTGGATCGGAATATCCGATTTTCCGGCTGGCGATTATTGTCGCCGGGCTGATCGTGGCGGCGGGTCTTTTTGCCCTGATTGGCAAGACGCGGCTTGGCACGCGCATTCGCGCCGGTGAAGCCGACCGCGAAATGATTGCCGCACTGGGGATCAATATCGACCGGCTTTATACGGTTGTTTTTGCCCTTGGTGCGGCCTTGGCCGGGTTGGCCGGTGCGTTTGTCGGCACGACGCAATCGGTTCAGGTCGGCATGGGCGAGCCGGTTCTGATTTTGGCATTCGTTGTTATCGTGATTGGCGGGATCGGGTCGATCAAGGGCGCACTTATCGGATCGCTTCTGGTGGGCTTTACCGACACGATGGGGCGGTTTTTGCTGCCCATCGGGTTCGAGGCATTTTTCGATCCGGCAAGTGCGACGGCGATTGGGTCCGCACTTGCATCGATGCTGATTTATATCGTTATGGCGCTGGTGCTTTTCCTGCGGCCAAGCGGTTTGTTCGGGACGGAAGCCTGA
- a CDS encoding ABC transporter substrate-binding protein — protein sequence MKGTKTTIAALAALLMAGAAQAEPVKVGMITTLSGGGAGLGIDARDGFMLAVKQANNPDLTVVIEDDQQKPDIAVQLADKMIQSEKVDVLTGIIWSNLAMAVVPSAVAQDKFYLSVNAAPSQLAGKGCNKNYFSVSYQNDNLHEAAGGYATSAGYEKTFVMAPNYPAGKDSIAGFKRFYLGDVSGEVYTKLGQTDYAAEIAQIRASGADSVFFFLPGGMGIAFMKQYAQSGVDIPLIGPAFSLDQGILGAIGDAAIGIKNTANWSKDIDNDTNKAFVETFQAEYGRLPSIYASYGFDTANLLLSAMGKADVKDADAFRDALRAADFNSVRGKFIFGPNQHPIQDIYVREVVKEGDVLTNKIIGTALIDHADAYASECAM from the coding sequence ATGAAGGGCACTAAGACGACAATCGCAGCTTTGGCTGCGCTTTTGATGGCGGGGGCGGCACAGGCCGAGCCGGTCAAGGTTGGCATGATCACGACCCTTTCGGGTGGCGGTGCGGGGCTTGGCATCGACGCGCGCGATGGTTTCATGCTGGCGGTCAAGCAGGCCAATAACCCGGACCTGACGGTTGTGATCGAAGACGATCAGCAGAAACCCGATATCGCGGTTCAGTTGGCCGATAAAATGATCCAGAGCGAGAAGGTCGATGTGCTGACCGGTATTATCTGGTCGAACCTGGCGATGGCGGTTGTGCCGTCGGCAGTGGCACAGGACAAGTTCTATCTTTCGGTCAATGCCGCGCCGTCGCAATTGGCGGGCAAGGGCTGCAACAAGAATTACTTCAGCGTTTCGTACCAGAACGACAACCTGCATGAAGCCGCAGGCGGTTATGCGACCAGTGCCGGTTACGAGAAAACCTTTGTGATGGCGCCGAACTATCCGGCGGGCAAAGATTCCATCGCCGGTTTCAAACGTTTCTATCTGGGGGATGTATCGGGCGAGGTCTACACCAAGCTTGGTCAGACCGACTATGCCGCCGAAATCGCACAGATCCGTGCATCGGGTGCGGACAGCGTGTTCTTCTTCCTGCCGGGCGGCATGGGCATTGCGTTCATGAAACAGTATGCCCAGTCGGGTGTGGACATTCCGCTGATCGGTCCGGCATTCTCGCTGGATCAGGGGATCCTTGGCGCGATTGGTGATGCGGCGATTGGCATCAAAAACACCGCCAACTGGTCCAAGGACATCGACAACGACACCAACAAGGCATTTGTCGAAACCTTCCAGGCGGAATATGGCCGCCTGCCGTCGATCTATGCGTCATATGGCTTTGACACCGCCAATCTGTTGCTGTCGGCAATGGGCAAGGCCGACGTCAAGGATGCCGACGCATTCCGTGATGCGCTGCGTGCGGCGGACTTCAATTCCGTCCGTGGCAAATTCATCTTTGGCCCGAACCAGCATCCGATCCAGGACATCTATGTCCGTGAAGTGGTGAAGGAAGGCGACGTTCTGACCAACAAGATCATTGGCACAGCCCTTATCGATCATGCCGATGCCTATGCATCGGAATGTGCGATGTAA
- the kynA gene encoding tryptophan 2,3-dioxygenase yields the protein MSDKAKNTGCPMNQPYDPSTEGARTDFSDQMSYGDYLALDAVLSAQHPLTDAQDELLFIIQHQTSELWMKLAIREITAARDAIREGRLQPAFKMLARVSRIFEQLNNAWDVLRTMTPSDYTTFRDALGPSSGFQSYQYRQIEFMLGNRNHAMLRPHAHRNDITEMLNAELATPSLYDEALALLAREGITVPDAVLSRDVSAPYEAHDEVIAAWHRVYSAPEKHWPLYELAEKLVDFEDYFRRWRFNHVTTVERVIGFKRGTGGTGGVSYLKKMLEVELFPELWRVRTTL from the coding sequence ATGAGCGATAAAGCCAAGAATACCGGCTGCCCGATGAACCAGCCCTATGACCCCAGCACCGAGGGCGCGCGCACCGATTTTTCCGATCAGATGTCGTATGGTGATTATCTGGCGCTGGATGCGGTTCTGAGTGCCCAGCATCCATTGACCGATGCGCAGGATGAGTTGCTGTTTATCATTCAGCATCAGACATCCGAATTGTGGATGAAGCTTGCGATCCGGGAAATTACGGCGGCACGCGATGCCATCCGTGAAGGTCGTCTGCAACCGGCATTCAAGATGCTGGCGCGGGTATCGCGCATATTCGAGCAATTGAACAATGCGTGGGACGTTTTGCGGACCATGACGCCAAGCGATTATACGACATTTCGCGATGCGCTGGGTCCGTCGTCGGGCTTCCAGTCCTATCAGTATCGCCAGATCGAGTTTATGTTAGGCAATCGGAACCATGCGATGTTGCGCCCGCATGCGCACCGCAACGACATTACCGAGATGCTCAACGCCGAACTGGCAACGCCCAGCCTTTATGACGAGGCGCTGGCCCTTTTGGCGCGCGAGGGGATTACGGTGCCAGATGCGGTTTTATCGCGCGATGTCAGTGCGCCATATGAAGCACATGACGAGGTGATTGCGGCGTGGCATCGGGTTTACAGCGCGCCTGAAAAGCATTGGCCGCTTTATGAGCTGGCCGAGAAGCTTGTGGATTTTGAGGATTATTTCCGGCGTTGGCGGTTCAACCATGTGACCACGGTGGAGCGCGTCATTGGCTTCAAACGCGGGACCGGGGGGACCGGCGGGGTGAGTTACCTTAAAAAAATGCTGGAAGTTGAACTGTTTCCGGAACTCTGGCGGGTGCGAACCACGCTTTGA
- the kynU gene encoding kynureninase, protein MIDFVATKALFHIPDGVIYLDGNSLGAMPKTAAARAKSMISDEWGEMLIRGWNDARWMEQPKRVGDLVARLIGAAPGTVVMGDTLSIKVYQALASALEMKPDRKVVVSDNGNFPTDLYIADGLIKSLDKGHVLKTPNPEDVESLINEDLAVLMLTHVDYRTGRMYDMKRITKLAHDAGAIVIWDLAHSAGAVPVDLAGCEADFAVGCTYKYLNGGPGAPAFIYVRPDHAKTVRPALSGWLGHAAPFAFDLEYSPAPDVSRMRVGTPPVIQMTVLEEAMKAWDGVEMADIRKRSIELCDQFIAGVEASCPMLELASPRDANKRGSQVSFKFADGYAVMQALISRGVIGDFRAPDIIRFGFTPLYIDNNDVDGAVKILADIMKTRAWDKPEFHKRNAVT, encoded by the coding sequence ATGATTGACTTTGTCGCCACCAAAGCCTTGTTCCATATCCCTGACGGGGTGATTTACCTTGATGGTAATTCATTGGGCGCGATGCCGAAAACGGCGGCCGCGCGTGCCAAATCCATGATCAGTGACGAATGGGGCGAGATGCTTATTCGCGGCTGGAACGACGCCCGGTGGATGGAGCAGCCCAAACGCGTTGGCGATCTGGTCGCGCGTCTGATCGGGGCGGCACCGGGTACGGTGGTGATGGGCGATACTTTGTCGATCAAGGTTTATCAGGCGCTTGCCAGTGCGCTTGAAATGAAGCCGGATCGCAAGGTGGTGGTGTCGGACAATGGCAATTTCCCGACCGACCTTTATATCGCCGATGGCTTGATCAAAAGCCTTGATAAGGGCCATGTGCTTAAGACGCCAAACCCGGAAGATGTCGAAAGCCTGATCAATGAAGACCTTGCGGTTCTGATGCTGACCCATGTCGATTACCGCACCGGGCGGATGTATGACATGAAACGGATCACCAAACTGGCCCATGATGCAGGCGCAATCGTGATCTGGGATCTGGCGCATTCGGCGGGGGCGGTTCCGGTCGATCTTGCGGGATGCGAGGCCGATTTTGCGGTGGGTTGCACTTACAAGTATCTGAATGGTGGTCCGGGTGCCCCGGCATTCATTTATGTCAGGCCCGATCATGCGAAGACCGTGCGCCCGGCATTGTCGGGATGGCTTGGCCATGCGGCCCCGTTTGCCTTTGACCTTGAATACAGCCCGGCACCCGATGTTTCGCGGATGCGGGTTGGAACCCCGCCGGTCATTCAGATGACGGTTCTGGAAGAGGCGATGAAGGCGTGGGACGGGGTCGAGATGGCCGATATCCGCAAACGCAGCATTGAGCTTTGCGATCAGTTCATTGCCGGGGTCGAGGCAAGTTGTCCGATGCTGGAACTGGCAAGCCCGCGTGATGCGAACAAGCGCGGATCGCAGGTATCGTTCAAATTCGCAGACGGTTATGCGGTGATGCAGGCCTTGATTTCGCGCGGCGTGATTGGTGATTTCAGGGCACCTGATATCATCCGGTTCGGCTTTACCCCGCTTTATATCGACAACAACGATGTCGATGGGGCGGTGAAGATTTTGGCCGATATCATGAAAACCCGTGCATGGGACAAGCCGGAATTCCACAAAAGGAATGCCGTGACATGA
- a CDS encoding AMP-binding protein: MSHVLGPTAHSDTFARDNLPPVESWPVFNLEKFQYPEYLNAGVELTDRMVEQGFGDNTALIGNGRQRTYKELSDWTNRIAHALAEDYGVKPGNRVLIRSANNPAMVACWLAATKAGAVVVNTMPMLRAGELAQIVDKAEIEFALCDTRLMDELVACAKDSRFLKKVIGFDGTANHDAELDRIALTKSVKYEAVKTGRDDVALLGFTSGTTGEPKATMHFHRDLLIIADGYAKEVLNVTPDDVFVGSPPLAFTFGLGGLAVFPLRFGATATLLEKASPPNMIEIIETYKATVCFTAPTAYRAMLAAMEDGADLSSLRAAVSAGETLPAPVYKAWMEKTGKPMLDGIGATEMLHIFISNRFGDSHPACTGRPVGGYEARIVDDEMNELPVGTIGKLAVRGPTGCRYLADDRQHGYVRDGWNLTGDAFFVDSDGYFHFAARNDDMIVSSGYNIAGPEVEAALLAHPDVAECAVVAAADEERGYIVQAHVVLTPNANPSPEMAKLLQDHVKATIAPYKYPRSILFIDALPKTATGKIQRFRLKQEMSA; encoded by the coding sequence ATGTCGCACGTTCTGGGTCCGACCGCACATAGCGATACGTTCGCAAGGGACAATCTGCCACCGGTCGAAAGTTGGCCGGTCTTTAACCTCGAAAAGTTTCAGTATCCCGAATATCTCAATGCCGGGGTCGAGCTGACCGACCGGATGGTCGAACAGGGATTTGGCGATAATACCGCCCTGATCGGCAATGGCCGTCAGCGGACATACAAGGAATTATCCGACTGGACCAACCGCATTGCCCATGCGCTGGCCGAGGATTATGGCGTTAAGCCCGGCAACCGGGTTTTGATCCGGTCGGCCAATAATCCGGCGATGGTGGCGTGCTGGTTAGCCGCGACCAAGGCGGGGGCGGTTGTGGTCAATACCATGCCGATGCTGCGTGCCGGTGAACTGGCGCAGATCGTTGACAAGGCCGAGATCGAATTTGCCCTTTGCGATACGCGCCTGATGGACGAACTGGTGGCGTGTGCGAAGGACAGCAGGTTCCTTAAGAAAGTCATCGGTTTTGACGGTACGGCCAATCATGATGCGGAACTGGATCGCATTGCGCTGACCAAATCGGTGAAATATGAGGCGGTCAAGACCGGGCGCGATGATGTGGCGTTGCTGGGTTTCACATCGGGAACGACGGGGGAGCCCAAGGCAACCATGCATTTCCATCGTGATCTTCTGATCATTGCCGATGGCTATGCCAAGGAAGTCCTGAATGTGACGCCCGATGATGTGTTTGTCGGATCGCCGCCGCTTGCCTTTACCTTTGGGCTTGGCGGGTTGGCCGTCTTTCCGCTTCGGTTCGGGGCGACGGCGACATTGCTTGAAAAGGCGTCGCCGCCCAACATGATCGAGATTATCGAAACCTATAAGGCAACCGTGTGCTTTACCGCGCCGACGGCGTATCGGGCGATGCTGGCGGCGATGGAAGACGGGGCGGATTTATCGTCCCTTCGTGCCGCCGTTTCAGCGGGCGAGACATTGCCAGCACCCGTTTACAAGGCATGGATGGAAAAGACCGGCAAGCCGATGCTGGACGGGATTGGTGCGACCGAGATGCTGCATATCTTTATTTCCAACCGGTTTGGCGACAGTCACCCGGCCTGCACCGGACGGCCGGTGGGCGGATATGAAGCCAGGATCGTTGATGATGAAATGAACGAGCTTCCGGTTGGCACCATTGGCAAGCTTGCGGTGCGTGGCCCGACCGGGTGCCGGTATCTGGCCGATGATCGGCAGCATGGCTATGTGCGCGATGGCTGGAACCTGACGGGGGATGCGTTTTTTGTCGATAGTGACGGCTATTTCCATTTTGCCGCGCGTAATGACGATATGATCGTTTCGTCGGGCTATAACATTGCCGGGCCCGAGGTCGAGGCAGCATTGCTGGCACACCCGGATGTGGCGGAATGTGCGGTGGTGGCGGCTGCTGACGAGGAACGCGGTTATATCGTGCAGGCGCATGTGGTATTGACCCCGAATGCCAATCCGTCACCCGAAATGGCGAAGCTTTTGCAGGATCATGTCAAGGCGACGATTGCACCTTATAAATATCCGCGTTCGATCCTGTTTATCGACGCGTTACCGAAAACCGCGACTGGAAAAATCCAGCGATTCCGTCTGAAACAGGAAATGTCTGCATGA